Part of the Sulfurimonas denitrificans DSM 1251 genome is shown below.
GGATGTAACTACTTTCAAGGCTATCTATTGGCTAGACCTTGCAAGGCAGAAGAGTTATAAAATAGAGGCACACCTTAGAAGATGCGTCTCTATTATTAAAATTGCGGTTGAAGAAATGGAATAACTTGTTTCTTACGACTAAGAACTCCATCTAGCCATGCTTGATTATCTTGAAGCTTAATCTTAAATGCAGCTTCTACTTTACTTATATCATCACTAAGTGCTAAAAGCTGTGAGCCCTCTTTCATGATGTCTGTTAAGAGAATAAGTATCGTATGAAGTCCATCCTCTTCTTTCATAAGTTTCATATCAGCAAAAAGCTCGCCAACTCTACTCTCTAAAACTGAAATATCAACCATCTCAAGTTGCCCAACTCCAACTCTAGTTCCGTTCATATCAAAAGCTTTATAGTCTCTTGTGTTTAAATTTCTAGCACTAGCGCCATCAACTGCAGATTTTGCTATAAACATCTCCATAGCCAAAGCTTTATAATCATCAATCCCGCAAATAGCAGATAACTCTTTTACAGCTTTTGTATCTGCTTTTGTACATGTAGGAGATTTGAAAATAACTGTATCACTTAAAATTGCGCACATCATCATCCCTGCTATCTCTTTTGGGATTTCAACTTTATGATAATCATACATCTCTTTTACTATAGTGTTTGAGCATCCTATTGGACGAATCCAGCACTCTAGAGGTGTATCGGTTGTAATGTCACCTAGCTTATGATGATCTACTATTCCCAAAATAGTCGCCTCTTTTATATCGTGAGGAGCTTGAGCGAGATCTGAGAAATCAACTAAATAAACGCTCTCACCAGCATAAGAAGTTTTAAGTTCAGGTGCTTTTATTCCAAATTTCTTAAGTATAAACTCACTCTCTGGAGAGATTTTACCTTGTCTTGTTGCTATACAATCTTCACCA
Proteins encoded:
- a CDS encoding manganese-dependent inorganic pyrophosphatase, with protein sequence MSTYIFGHTNPDSDSIVGAISLAYLKNKLGEDCIATRQGKISPESEFILKKFGIKAPELKTSYAGESVYLVDFSDLAQAPHDIKEATILGIVDHHKLGDITTDTPLECWIRPIGCSNTIVKEMYDYHKVEIPKEIAGMMMCAILSDTVIFKSPTCTKADTKAVKELSAICGIDDYKALAMEMFIAKSAVDGASARNLNTRDYKAFDMNGTRVGVGQLEMVDISVLESRVGELFADMKLMKEEDGLHTILILLTDIMKEGSQLLALSDDISKVEAAFKIKLQDNQAWLDGVLSRKKQVIPFLQPQF